Proteins from a genomic interval of Salmo trutta chromosome 39, fSalTru1.1, whole genome shotgun sequence:
- the irs2a gene encoding insulin receptor substrate 2, translated as MASPQTNGGHLLSNVTNNSNNIKKCGYLKKQKHGHRRFFVLREPSESFPARLEYYESEKKWKNKSAAKRVILLDSCLCINKRADSKHKHLIAFYTKDEYFAVAAENEHEQESWFRVLSDLIEEGKVYDSPAFNSTSLFCFEEANYSMITPATAFCKEVWQVNLKSRGLGQTKHLTGVFRLCLSSRTISFVKLNSEVASVSLQLKNIRRCGHSDSFFFIEVGRSAVTGPGELWMQADDSVVAQNIHETILEAMKAMKELSESRPRSKSQSASTNPISVPTRRNLNNLPPSQTGLVRRSRTNSIVATSPMSKFTSCRIRTASEGDGSMVRPVSMSISMSGSPTSPPSNRNPLSRSNTLSTGRTCRILESSLQHSRSMPVSNSPPSICSSICLSPMSGTLPTPDAVHHPLSCSASISGSLSDASFMLCNEHSSSPGDSSRLLPLTRSDTHDSLSSTPPSREANDPCGYMIMDRTNDQRQVCQEEDLASEKAYRKRTYSLTTPRHQRVPAQLSSASLDEYTLMRAAHHTNSGHHSGRSSISASPKVTYPKSNGNQVGDDGYMPMMAGVAAPPGGNNSKADAYMPMSPMCVSAPKQIINPWAQNHQYNAADQTNSPSSGGSLEDSGYMRMWCGSKSSVESPDSRSTYMNMSPRNPAYTTSQTPPDYFLDQLLGGEPSIAPIYSTDSLPRPIKLHQASKEAGDTGDQYVLMSPQGHQSLGRESDDYYSVMTNPAPPNSSVPSPIRQSRGTESLTSHWGRMGRPNRLSLDSCRILPSMNEHLLPGEPRSPGEYINIDFSEGTKYSPPSASNESQESSLGSSGGQPRFPLSDYMNLHHIVSQSPKAGDTPAGRLDTVPESSLCPCPDGEGVYRLRSKRDSKCPQRGKDEYTEMTFGLGMANMPPQFVPQTSASPSAREKRLSLGEQGLPGGMGVFLLGAATPVDPDRAAKVIRADPHGRRRHSSETFSSTATVTPVFPSFAHGDAKHHSSVENLSVRSSESSDEECGSPMSRETSVGFQNGLNYIALNLLEDRDLEGPCCEDLTTVSIKPASSCKGAFHGLHVAPYVCLEFKEAVTSVKD; from the exons ATGGCGAGTCCCCAAACGAATGGAGGACACTTGTTGTCTAATGTGaccaataacagtaataacattaAGAAATGTGGATATCTAAAGAAACAGAAGCATGGACACAGACGTTTTTTCGTATTGAGAGAACCCAGCGAGAGCTTTCCTGCCCGGCTGGAATACTATGAGAGCGAGAAGAAGTGGAAAAACAAGTCGGCTGCTAAAAGGGTGATACTGCTGGACTCCTGTCTTTGCATAAACAAGCGAGCGGACTCCAAGCACAAACACCTCATCGCCTTTTACACCAAGGACGAATACTTTGCAGTGGCAGCCGAAAACGAGCACGAGCAGGAGAGCTGGTTTCGAGTGTTGTCGGATTTGATCGAAGAGGGGAAAGTCTATGACAGCCCCGCGTTTAATTCCACCTCTCTTTTCTGTTTCGAGGAGGCGAATTACAGTATGATCACGCCGGCCACTGCCTTTTGCAAGGAGGTATGGCAAGTGAATTTGAAATCCAGAGGACTGGGTCAAACAAAACATTTGACAGGGGTGTTTAGGCTGTGTTTATCCAGTCGGACTATCAGCTTTGTGAAACTGAACTCGGAGGTTGCATCTGTTAGTTTACAGCTCAAGAATATCCGGAGATGTGGCCACTCCGACAGCTTTTTCTTCATCGAGGTTGGTAGGTCGGCTGTCACTGGCCCCGGTGAGCTCTGGATGCAGGCGGATGACTCGGTGGTTGCGCAAAACATCCACGAGACCATCCTGGAGGCGATGAAAGCCATGAAAGAGCTGTCAGAATCAAGACCGCGCAGCAAGAGTCAGTCGGCTAGCACCAACCCCATTTCCGTGCCCACAAGACGCAACTTGAACAATCTGCCCCCAAGTCAGACAGGGTTGGTGAGGAGGTCGAGAACAAACAGCATAGTGGCCACATCCCCAATGAGCAAGTTCACATCCTGTCGGATAAGGACAGCTAGTGAGGGGGATGGCAGCATGGTCAGGCCAGTGTCTATGTCAATATCTATGAGCGGGAGCCCCACCAGTCCCCCCTCCAACCGGAACCCTCTGAGCAGGTCCAATACGCTCTCCACTGGCCGCACCTGCCGGATACTGGAGTCCAGCCTCCAGCACAGCCGCTCCATGCCCGTCTCCAACTCCCCTCCCTCAATCTGCAGTTCCATCTGCCTCTCCCCCATGAGTGGGACCCTCCCCACCCCTGATGCGGTCCACCACCCCTTAAGCTGCAGCGCCTCTATCTCAGGCTCCCTCAGCGACGCAAGCTTCATGCTATGCAACGAGCACAGCTCCAGCCCAGGCGACAGCTCCAGGCTCCTACCCCTCACCAGGAGTGACACCCATGACTCCCTCTCCAGCACTCCTCCCTCCCGGGAGGCCAACGACCCGTGTGGCTACATGATTATGGACAGGACGAATGACCAACGGCAGGTGTGCCAGGAGGAGGACTTGGCATCGGAGAAGGCGTACAGGAAGAGGACATACTCCCTCACCACACCACGCCATCAGAGGGTGCCGGCCCAGCTGTCCTCTGCCTCGTTGGATGAGTACACCCTAATGCGGGCTGCCCACCACACCAACAGCGGGCACCACTCCGGGCGCAGCTCCATCTCCGCCTCCCCAAAGGTGACCTACCCCAAATCTAATGGTAACCAAGTAGGGGATGATGGCTATATGCCTATGATGGCGGGTGTGGCAGCGCCGCCCGGGGGCAACAACAGCAAGGCAGATGCTTACATGCCCATGAGCCCCATGTGTGTCTCGGCTCCCAAGCAGATCATTAACCCCTGGGCCCAAAACCACCAGTACAACGCTGCCGACCAGACCAATTCACCCAGCAGCGGAGGCTCCTTGGAGGACAGTGGCTACATGAGGATGTGGTGCGGCTCCAAGTCGTCCGTTGAAAGCCCAGACAGCCGCTCGACCTACATGAACATGTCCCCTCGCAACCCCGCTTACACCACCTCGCAGACCCCCCCGGACTACTTCCTAGACCAGCTTCTGGGTGGTGAGCCTTCCATCGCACCCATCTACTCCACAGACTCCCTGCCACGCCCCATCAAACTCCACCAGGCTTCCAAGGAGGCGGGGGACACTGGTGACCAGTACGTCCTGATGAGCCCGCAAGGCCATCAGTCGCTAGGTAGGGAGTCAGACGACTACTACTCAGTGATGACCAATCCGGCCCCGCCCAACTCCTCGGTGCCCTCGCCCATCAGACAGAGCCGGGGGACTGAGAGCCTGACGTCCCACTGGGGGAGGATGGGGCGACCCAACCGGCTATCTCTGGACAGCTGTAGGATCCTACCCAGCATGAACGAGCACCTCTTGCCCGGGGAACCCAGGAGCCCGGGCGAGTATATCAACATAGACTTCAGTGAGGGCACCAAGTACTCCCCTCCGTCAGCATCCAATGAGAGCCAGGAGTCGTCTCTGGGCTCCAGTGGCGGCCAGCCGAGGTTCCCTCTCTCTGACTACATGAACCTGCACCACATTGTCTCACAGTCACCCAAGGCCGGAGACACCCCTGCCGGACGGTTGGACACGGTCCCTGAGTCATCCCTGTGCCCTTGTCCGGATGGGGAGGGAGTGTACCGTCTCAGATCGAAGAGGGATTCCAAGTGCCCTCAGAGAGGCAAGGATGAGTACACCGAGATGACATTTGGACTTGGAATGGCCAACATGCCTCCCCAGTTTGTCCCTCAGACCTCAGCAAG CCCCAGTGCCAGAGAGAAGAGGCTATCTCTGGGTGAGCAGGGCCTCCCTGGGGGCATGGGGGTGTTCCTCCTTGGCGCCGCCACCCCCGTGGATCCTGACAGGGCCGCCAAGGTGATCCGGGCCGACCCCCATGGGCGCAGGCGGCACAGCTCCGAAACCTTCTCCTCTACGGCTACCGTCACCCCCGTGTTCCCCTCGTTCGCCCATGGGGACGCCAAACACCACAGCTCGGTGGAGAACCTGTCGGTGCGGAGCAGCGAGAGCTCAGATGAGGAGTGTGGCAGCCCCATGAGTAGAGAGACCTCTGTGGGCTTCCAGAATGGACTGAACTATATTGCCCTGAACCTATTGGAGGACAGGGACCTGGAGGGACCTTGTTGCGAAGACCTGACCACGGTCAGCATTAAGCCGGCCAGCAGCTGCAAGGGAGCCTTCCATGGATTACATGTCGCGCCGTACGTCTGTTTGGAGTTCAAGGAGGCGGTCACCTCTGTCAAAG
- the LOC115179300 gene encoding ras-related protein Rab-20 — protein MKVNCTFEIVSPVRVSRRRMKRTMPEMKRARRPDVKLVILGDMNVGKTSLLHRYMDKKFNDTISTVGGAFYLKQWGPYNISLWDTAGREQFHGLGSMYCRGASAVILTYDVTNWQSLAELEERFLSLTDTANHDCIYSVVGNKADLTDPSNAEEDYEGGCPVHTQHYACHLIPPTSTTTVSPVATREVQKEDAVALYQRILRYKALDERLSPPAERMCFETSAKTGANVDELFETLFEMVLPSILRMRSESEASPTIDLEDYGPVSSKQTKVGCC, from the exons ATGAAAGTCAATTGCACTTTTGAGATAGTGTCGCCTGTTCGGGTGTCTAGACGGAGAATGAAAAGAACCATGCCTGAAATGAAAAGGGCGAGGAGGCCCGACGTGAAACTGGTTATATTGGGGGACATGAACGTTGGAAAGACCTCTCTGTTACACAGGTACATGGATAAAAAGTTCAATGATACCATTAGTACCGTCGGCGGTGCGTTCTACTTAAAGCAGTGGGGACCCTACAACATATCGCTTTGGGACACCGCAG GTCGGGAGCAGTTCCACGGGCTCGGCTCCATGTACTGCCGCGGCGCgtctgctgtcatccttacctacGACGTGACCAACTGGCAGAGCCTGGCCGAGCTGGAGGAGCGCTTCCTGTCTCTCACCGACACAGCCAATCACGACTGCATCTACTCTGTGGTGGGCAACAAGGCTGACCTCACAGACCCCTCCAATGCGGAAGAAGACTATGAGGGGGGTTGCCCCGTCCACACACAGCACTATGCCTGCCACCTCATCCCTCCAACCTCCACCACTACGGTCTCCCCCGTGGCCACCCGAGAGGTTCAAAAGGAGGACGCCGTGGCGCTCTACCAGCGTATCCTCCGGTACAAGGCGCTGGATGAGCGTTTGAGCCCGCCTGCAGAGAGGATGTGCTTTGAAACGAGCGCCAAGACGGGTGCCAATGTGGACGAGTTGTTCGAGACGCTGTTCGAAATGGTGCTGCCATCCATCCTGAGGATGAGGTCGGAGAGCGAGGCCTCACCTACCATAGACCTGGAGGACTATGGGCCGGTGTCCAGCAAGCAAACCAAGGTGGGCTGCTGCTGA